One region of Bacteroidota bacterium genomic DNA includes:
- a CDS encoding DUF3667 domain-containing protein, translating to MSETNHNHSRLKEREEKVCLNCNASLFGRFCQECGQENIEQKIPIGTALLEFLNAFTFYDSKFFKTFIPLIIKPGFLVNEHNSGKRTQYLTPAKTYFFLSFIFFLILFSIESTQEAEIVAVSSSSNTDSASKEAKAEHKLLAITTDSITTIHKYDSVQNSLPEDKRDGAIKRWYNTKAIKAIEKMQNDPTALEKSVNKQFNNNLPQLVFVLVPIVALILKLLYLRKKIYLVDHITFSLNIHAFVFLSFTFMILVSIIFGLEESTFMAILFLLILVVYVFIAVKRVYKQNWFYTSLKTLLLSVLYCFIFSLGVLVNTLYSLISAS from the coding sequence ATGTCAGAAACTAACCACAACCACAGTCGACTTAAAGAACGTGAAGAAAAAGTGTGTCTTAATTGCAACGCATCTTTATTCGGTAGGTTTTGTCAAGAGTGCGGTCAGGAAAATATTGAACAAAAAATTCCGATTGGCACTGCACTGTTAGAGTTCTTAAATGCATTTACTTTTTACGATTCTAAGTTCTTTAAAACATTTATCCCGCTTATTATCAAGCCGGGTTTCTTAGTAAATGAACATAACAGCGGGAAACGCACTCAATACCTAACACCTGCTAAAACTTATTTTTTCCTGAGTTTTATCTTCTTTCTGATACTCTTTAGTATAGAGTCTACGCAAGAAGCTGAAATTGTTGCTGTTAGTAGCTCATCAAACACTGACAGTGCTTCCAAAGAGGCTAAGGCTGAACATAAACTATTAGCCATCACAACCGATTCCATTACAACTATTCATAAGTATGATAGTGTTCAAAACTCTCTTCCCGAAGACAAAAGAGACGGTGCAATTAAACGCTGGTATAATACCAAGGCAATAAAGGCGATAGAAAAAATGCAGAATGATCCTACAGCATTAGAAAAAAGCGTCAATAAACAGTTTAATAATAATCTGCCGCAATTAGTTTTTGTTCTTGTTCCTATTGTAGCCTTAATCTTAAAATTGCTATACCTGCGAAAGAAAATTTACCTGGTTGATCATATTACCTTTTCACTAAACATACACGCTTTTGTATTCTTATCGTTTACATTTATGATATTGGTGAGCATTATCTTCGGTTTGGAAGAAAGCACATTCATGGCCATACTGTTTTTGTTGATATTAGTAGTGTATGTGTTTATTGCCGTTAAACGGGTTTACAAACAAAATTGGTTCTACACCTCTTTAAAAACACTGCTGCTAAGTGTTTTATACTGTTTTATCTTTAGCCTTGGAGTATTAGTTAATACCCTGTATTCATTAATTTCAGCGTCTTAA
- a CDS encoding CPBP family intramembrane metalloprotease, with product MKQLPLFFALAYLLSWIIWLPLYLPAFGITGLPVLPYHHGIGGLGPLLAAFICTYYFNKQQGVKELVNRMFSVQKWPYIIVALFAPFVLFCLAAGIDYLQTGNLVDFSQVGKNKEFPELNLFTFLAYNLLFFGFGEEIGWRGFALPRFQQKYNALVSATILTLFWAVWHWPAFLYRPGYTEMGMAGIIGWVLSLFTGSVLLSWLYNSTKGRLLACAIFHSTIDIAFTSGAVNANITNMMGMLITFWGIATLVIFGYKKLSKQEKNIL from the coding sequence ATGAAACAACTTCCTTTATTTTTTGCACTCGCTTATTTGCTATCATGGATAATTTGGCTGCCACTTTATTTGCCGGCATTCGGAATAACGGGTTTACCCGTTTTGCCTTACCATCACGGTATTGGCGGCTTAGGGCCTCTTTTAGCAGCATTTATATGTACGTATTACTTTAACAAACAACAAGGCGTTAAGGAACTGGTAAACAGAATGTTTTCAGTCCAAAAATGGCCTTATATAATAGTAGCCTTGTTTGCCCCGTTTGTATTGTTTTGCCTAGCAGCAGGTATCGACTATTTGCAAACAGGTAATCTGGTTGATTTTTCTCAAGTAGGTAAAAACAAAGAGTTTCCTGAACTGAACCTCTTTACTTTTTTAGCCTATAATCTTTTGTTTTTTGGTTTTGGAGAAGAAATAGGATGGAGGGGTTTCGCCCTGCCAAGGTTTCAGCAAAAATACAACGCCCTTGTTTCTGCCACCATACTTACATTGTTTTGGGCTGTTTGGCATTGGCCGGCATTTTTATACCGTCCCGGTTATACCGAAATGGGCATGGCCGGAATTATAGGTTGGGTGCTTAGTTTGTTTACAGGTAGCGTCCTGTTGTCGTGGTTATATAACTCTACAAAAGGCAGGCTGTTGGCTTGTGCTATTTTTCACTCAACCATTGATATTGCATTTACCAGTGGTGCAGTTAATGCAAACATTACTAATATGATGGGAATGCTTATTACTTTTTGGGGAATTGCAACCCTTGTAATATTCGGCTACAAAAAGCTATCGAAACAAGAGAAAAATATTTTGTAA